A stretch of Porites lutea chromosome 5, jaPorLute2.1, whole genome shotgun sequence DNA encodes these proteins:
- the LOC140937880 gene encoding acid-sensing ion channel 4-B-like, which translates to MLQNKERSSSESLPSQFKAKILECFGYTTAHGYGRVAGANESLSRRWFWLLVCAAAYGLFAYQLHDIILQYRARPLKTRAWIAHQQKLPFPQVTVCNLNKIRISRMPPEILEEFPQILSKNVNNSVVNKSLMGDHDLAHGDILKEKIEKRLAEYPESVLQEAGHQLDDMLLKCQYDSSMECMDDFRDLWTQLWHPKYGNCFSFNRGRTGNGKALQLLTSSIPGHDNGLQLEINAEQYEYISELTDEAGIRVFIGTQNVMPFPYELGISVAPGYSTGVMLRKIVIGKLDPFNNDSCEPRSELERDNIFQRYDMSYSDLACKISCLATSMNRKCGCVYYTLKYNQSHDVCDGSDIEKIACVNDAYDDYSDGKCENNCRQKCRSEDFKMTVSAANWPSEHSKKHLRDILKSDGLGNHSSELNLNFLKLKVYYGQLNFEVLDEEYAYTFARFLSDIGGIMGMWIGISALTCVEGLELMMSLCYTVLRKIKGKSVAVLHVQPNDSPA; encoded by the exons ATGTTACAAAACAAGGAAAGGTCTTCTAGTGAAAGCCTGCCTTCTCAATTCAAGGCAAAGATATTAGAGTGCTTTGGCTACACAACTGCTCACGGCTACGGAAGGGTGGCTGGTGCAAATGAATCGCTGTCTCGAAGGTGGTTTTGGCTGTTAGTGTGCGCCGCAGCCTATGGTCTTTTCGCTTATCAGCTTCATGATATCATTCTTCAGTACCGTGCTAGACCGCTAAAGACGAGGGCGTGGATTGCACACCAACAG AAACTACCATTCCCTCAAGTTACTGTCTGTAATCTTAACAAGATTCGAATATCACGAATGCCGCCGGAAATTTTGGAGGAGTTTCCTCAAATACTAAGCAAAA acGTGAACAACAGTGTGGTTAACAAGTCTCTGATGGGTGACCACGATCTTGCTCATGGAGATATACTGAAAGAAAAGATTGAGAAACGTCTTGCCGAATACCCTGAGAGTGTTCTTCAGGAAGCTGGACATCAACTAGATGATATGTTATTAAAGTGTCAATACGACAGTAGCATGGAGTGTAT GGATGACTTTCGCGACCTGTGGACTCAACTCTGGCATCCAAAGTATGGGAACTGCTTTTCATTCAATCGTGGAAGAACTGGAAATGGTAAAGCACTTCAACTGTTGACGTCATCAATTCCCGGCCATGATAACG GATTACAGCTGGAAATAAACGCAGAGCAATACGAATATATAAGTGAACTAACAGATGAAGCTGGCATCCGAGTTTTCATTGGAACACAAAACGTTATGCCATTTCCTTATGAGCTAGGCATAAGCGTAGCACCGGGGTATTCTACTGGAGTAATGCTCCGAAAG ATTGTGATTGGCAAGCTAGATCCTTTTAACAATGATAGCTGTGAACCAAGAAGTGAGCTAGAGAGAGACAATATATTTCAACGTTACGATATGTCCTACAGTGACTTG GCATGCAAGATTTCTTGCTTGGCAACATCAATGAATAGGAAATGTGGATGCGTTTATTACACGCTAAAATATAACCAGTCCCATGATGTTTGTGATGGATCTGACATAGAAAAAA TTGCCTGTGTTAACGACGCATACGACGATTACTCCGATGGTAAATGTGAGAATAATTGCCGGCAAAAATGCAG GTCAGAAGATTTCAAGATGACCGTTTCTGCAGCGAATTGGCCCTCTGAGCATTCAAAg AAGCATCTGCGAGATATCCTTAAATCAGATGGACTTGGTAATCATTCCAGTGAACTTAA tttaAACTTTCTGAAATTGAAAGTATATTACGGGCAGCTAAACTTTGAAGTTCTAGATGAAGAGTATGCATATACT TTTGCACGCTTTCTGTCCGACATTGGTGGCATCATGGGAATGTGGATTGGTATCTCAGCGCTGACGTGTGTGGAAGGACTCGAGCTGATGATGTCACTGTGTTACACTGTTTTGAGGAAGATTAAAGGGAAAAGTGTTGCTGTTCTACACGTGCAACCTAATGATAGTCCTGCTTAG